From the genome of Rathayibacter sp. VKM Ac-2804:
CGGTCGCCGCGAGGCCGGACTCGAAGTCGGTGTAGCGCGGCTCCCAGCCGAGCTCGGTCCGCAGGCGCTTCGAGTCGATGGCGTAGCGGAGGTCGTGGCCGGGCCGGTCGGTGACGTGGTCGAAGGCGTCCGCGCCCTGGCCGAACTCCTCGAGGATCAGGGTGACGACCTCGAGGTTGTTCTTCTCGCCGTCCGCGCCGATCAGGTACGTCTCGCCGATCGCGCCGCGCTCGATGATCGCCCAGACGCCGCTGTTGTGGTCGTCGACGTGGATCCAGTCGCGGACGTTCTCGCCGGCGCCGTAGAGCTTGGGGCGGATGCCGTCGATGACGTTGGTGATCTGCCGGGGGATGAACTTCTCGACGTGCTGGTACGGGCCGTAGTTGTTCGAGCAGTTCGAGATCGTGGCCTTCACGCCGAAGGAGCGGACCCACGCGCGCACGAGCAGGTCGCTGCCGGCCTTGGTCGAGGAGTAGGGGCTCGAGGGGTTGTACGGGGTCTGCTCGGTGAACTTCGCCGGATCGTCCAGCTCGAGATCGCCGTACACCTCGTCGGTCGAGATGTGGTGGT
Proteins encoded in this window:
- the rfbB gene encoding dTDP-glucose 4,6-dehydratase, producing the protein MRILVTGGAGFIGSNFVHLTLRERPDAQITVLDKLTYAGNRASLAPVADRIAFVEGDIADAELVDRLVADADLVVHFAAESHNDNSLNDPTPFLETNIIGTFTLLQAVRKYDVRYHHISTDEVYGDLELDDPAKFTEQTPYNPSSPYSSTKAGSDLLVRAWVRSFGVKATISNCSNNYGPYQHVEKFIPRQITNVIDGIRPKLYGAGENVRDWIHVDDHNSGVWAIIERGAIGETYLIGADGEKNNLEVVTLILEEFGQGADAFDHVTDRPGHDLRYAIDSKRLRTELGWEPRYTDFESGLAATVQWYRENEEWWRPQKAATEAKYAAAAS